A stretch of the Streptomyces sp. NBC_00078 genome encodes the following:
- a CDS encoding cyclase family protein: protein MSQPSVLAALLSALRSGSIEVVDLTSPLSSSTPVIQLPPQFGQTQVFELEEISRYDDRGPAWYWNNFRSGEHTGTHFDAPVHWVTGKDLSDVASVPAGRLIAPAAVLDFSAQAAKDPDFLVQVDHIKTWEADNGPLPDGGWLLLRTGWDARSASQEAFLNVDENGPHTPGLSPECARWVAEESPVRGFGTETVGTDAGRAHSFEPPFPCHSYLLGADKYGLTQLQNLAALPPTGALVIAGPLPIVSGSGAPARVLALVERS from the coding sequence ATGTCCCAGCCGTCCGTGCTCGCCGCTCTGCTGTCCGCGCTGCGCAGTGGTTCGATCGAGGTCGTCGACCTCACGTCGCCGCTGTCGTCGTCCACCCCCGTGATCCAGCTGCCGCCCCAGTTCGGCCAGACCCAGGTCTTCGAACTGGAGGAGATCAGCCGCTACGACGACCGTGGCCCGGCCTGGTACTGGAACAACTTCCGCAGCGGTGAGCACACAGGCACCCACTTCGACGCACCCGTCCACTGGGTCACCGGAAAGGACCTCTCCGACGTGGCGTCGGTGCCGGCGGGCCGGCTGATCGCACCGGCGGCCGTGCTGGACTTCTCCGCGCAGGCCGCGAAGGATCCCGACTTCCTGGTCCAGGTGGACCACATCAAGACCTGGGAGGCCGACAACGGGCCCCTGCCCGACGGGGGCTGGCTGCTGCTGCGCACCGGCTGGGACGCCCGCTCCGCGTCACAGGAGGCGTTCCTCAACGTCGACGAGAACGGCCCGCACACGCCCGGTCTGTCACCGGAATGCGCGCGCTGGGTGGCCGAGGAGTCACCGGTGCGCGGATTCGGCACGGAGACGGTCGGCACGGACGCGGGCCGTGCGCACTCCTTCGAGCCCCCGTTCCCCTGCCACTCCTACCTTCTGGGCGCCGACAAGTACGGGCTGACCCAGCTGCAGAACCTCGCGGCACTGCCCCCGACCGGCGCCCTCGTCATCGCGGGGCCGCTGCCCATCGTCTCCGGATCCGGTGCACCCGCGCGCGTGCTC
- a CDS encoding PhzF family phenazine biosynthesis protein — protein MRIRIVDAFTDRPFGGNPAGVLLLDAFPDDERLQKIALEVNHAETAFAHRLPEGGEADWALRWFTPASEVNMCGHATLATAHVLHTTGAHEGTARFATRSGVLVATPREDGSITMDFPTAPLTPVAVPAGVAEALGTEPRAAFDTGPNIGDLVLEVTDEKTVRALAPDLRALAPHSKRGIIATARAEDPSRGYDFVSRCFFPNVGIDEDPVTGSAHTALAPLWSERLGRPDLTGLQASSRSGYVRTELRGDRTLLSGRAVTVIEGELLV, from the coding sequence ATGCGCATCCGAATCGTCGACGCCTTCACCGACCGTCCCTTCGGCGGCAACCCCGCCGGTGTCCTGCTCCTCGACGCCTTCCCGGACGACGAGCGGCTGCAGAAGATCGCCCTGGAGGTCAACCACGCCGAGACGGCTTTCGCGCACCGGCTGCCGGAGGGCGGGGAGGCCGACTGGGCGCTGCGCTGGTTCACTCCGGCCAGCGAGGTCAATATGTGCGGCCACGCGACGCTCGCCACCGCCCACGTCCTGCACACCACCGGCGCCCACGAGGGCACGGCGCGCTTCGCCACCCGCAGCGGTGTTCTCGTCGCGACGCCCCGGGAGGACGGCTCCATCACCATGGACTTCCCGACGGCACCGCTGACGCCGGTCGCGGTCCCTGCGGGGGTCGCCGAGGCGCTGGGCACCGAGCCGCGTGCCGCCTTCGACACCGGCCCGAACATCGGCGACCTGGTCCTGGAAGTCACCGACGAGAAAACGGTCCGCGCCCTCGCCCCCGACCTCAGGGCACTCGCCCCCCACTCCAAGCGCGGCATCATCGCCACCGCGCGCGCCGAGGACCCGTCCCGGGGCTACGACTTCGTCTCCCGCTGCTTCTTCCCGAACGTCGGTATCGACGAGGACCCGGTCACCGGCAGCGCCCACACCGCCCTCGCCCCGCTCTGGTCCGAGCGGCTGGGCCGCCCCGACCTCACCGGACTGCAGGCCTCGTCCCGCTCCGGCTACGTCCGCACCGAGCTGCGCGGCGACCGCACGCTGCTGAGCGGACGCGCGGTCACCGTCATCGAGGGCGAGCTGCTGGTGTAG
- a CDS encoding CPBP family intramembrane glutamic endopeptidase, translating into MQAEAGPVADSFPPERPSRRILRDETLLVLALSLGASGLSALISFVGSVTKPGGLKDQAATLNASAAPGRPWLDLAWQLFGIATALVPVALVAHFLLREGEGLRTIGFDRTRPWPDLGRGAAIAAVIGSTGIAFYLAARGLGFNLTVVPEALPDVWWKYPVLILSAMQNAILEEVIVVGYLLRRLGQLGWTPGTALVASSVLRGSYHLYQGIGGFVGNMVMGVVFVYLYRRWGRVGPLVVAHSLLDIGAFVGYALLAGKVGWLPTA; encoded by the coding sequence GTGCAGGCAGAGGCGGGCCCGGTGGCGGACTCTTTTCCGCCGGAACGTCCTTCGCGGCGGATTCTCCGTGACGAGACACTGCTCGTTCTGGCGCTCTCACTCGGCGCGAGTGGGTTGTCCGCCCTGATCAGCTTTGTCGGATCGGTCACGAAGCCCGGCGGTCTCAAGGACCAGGCGGCCACCCTCAACGCCTCGGCCGCGCCGGGCCGCCCCTGGCTCGATCTCGCCTGGCAGCTGTTCGGCATCGCCACGGCTCTGGTGCCGGTCGCGCTCGTCGCGCACTTCCTGCTGCGCGAGGGCGAAGGCCTGCGCACCATCGGGTTCGACCGCACCAGGCCGTGGCCGGATCTTGGTCGCGGGGCGGCGATCGCGGCAGTGATCGGCAGCACCGGAATCGCCTTCTACCTGGCTGCACGCGGGCTGGGCTTCAACCTCACGGTGGTACCGGAGGCACTGCCCGACGTGTGGTGGAAGTACCCGGTGCTGATCCTTTCGGCGATGCAGAACGCGATCCTCGAAGAGGTCATCGTCGTCGGATATCTGCTGCGCCGGCTGGGGCAGTTGGGCTGGACGCCCGGCACCGCCCTGGTAGCCAGTTCCGTACTGCGTGGCTCGTATCACCTCTACCAGGGCATCGGCGGCTTCGTCGGCAACATGGTGATGGGCGTGGTGTTCGTGTACCTGTACCGCAGGTGGGGCCGGGTGGGTCCCCTGGTGGTCGCGCATTCCCTGCTCGACATCGGGGCGTTCGTGGGATACGCGCTGCTGGCCGGCAAGGTGGGCTGGCTGCCGACGGCGTGA
- a CDS encoding glutamate-cysteine ligase family protein: MGEKVVAGRFDLSDRQHYRDKLRRCLSGLERLLEQKRFDRPKNLMGLEIELNLAGRDGMPKMLNAQVLERIASRDFQTELAMFNLEVNIAPHPLGGRVFDRLAEELRTSLAYAHRKAGEVDAGIVMIGILPTLDRDDLVSSNLSDVDRYALLNEQITAARGEDFALDIDGVEHLTCTSKSIAPEAACTSVQLHLQVTPGRFADVWNAAQAVAAAQIAVGANSPFLFGRELWRESRPPLFQQSTDTRPPELQAQGVRPRTWFGERWISSAYDLFEENLRYYPALLPICDEEDPLEVLDAGGIPKLAELVLHNGTVYRWNRPVYGIADGVPHLRVENRVLPAGPTVTDVVANAAFYYGLVRALAEEPRPVWTRLPFEAAAANFDAACKHGIDARLQWPRRGRYGGITQVDAVSLVRDELLPLAEAGLDAWGVEPADRDLYLGVIDERCRRRVNGASWQAATFHRALEAGHSRDAALAATTRRYAELMRIGEPVHTWPVGLPEPVPLG; this comes from the coding sequence ATGGGGGAGAAGGTCGTGGCAGGGCGGTTCGACCTGTCCGATCGGCAGCACTATCGCGACAAGCTCCGGCGGTGCCTGTCGGGACTGGAGCGGCTCCTGGAACAGAAGCGGTTCGATCGCCCGAAGAACCTCATGGGGTTGGAGATCGAACTGAATCTGGCCGGCCGCGACGGCATGCCGAAAATGCTCAATGCGCAGGTCCTCGAACGGATCGCGAGCCGCGATTTCCAAACAGAACTCGCCATGTTCAATCTGGAAGTCAACATAGCCCCACACCCTTTGGGCGGGCGCGTATTCGACCGTCTCGCGGAGGAACTTCGGACGTCGCTGGCATATGCCCACAGAAAAGCGGGCGAGGTGGATGCGGGAATCGTGATGATCGGCATTCTGCCGACTCTCGACCGGGACGACCTGGTCTCCTCCAACCTCTCCGACGTCGACCGCTACGCGCTGCTCAACGAACAGATCACGGCCGCCCGCGGCGAGGACTTCGCCCTCGACATCGACGGCGTGGAGCACCTCACCTGCACCTCGAAGTCCATCGCGCCCGAAGCCGCCTGCACCTCCGTGCAACTGCACCTTCAGGTCACCCCGGGCCGTTTCGCCGACGTGTGGAACGCCGCTCAGGCCGTCGCCGCCGCCCAGATCGCGGTCGGCGCCAACTCGCCCTTCCTGTTCGGCCGTGAGCTGTGGCGCGAGTCCAGGCCCCCGCTCTTCCAGCAGTCCACCGACACCCGCCCGCCGGAGCTCCAGGCCCAAGGGGTGCGCCCGCGTACCTGGTTCGGGGAGCGATGGATCTCCTCGGCGTACGACCTCTTCGAGGAGAACCTGCGCTACTACCCGGCGCTGCTGCCGATCTGCGACGAGGAGGACCCCCTTGAGGTCCTCGACGCGGGCGGCATCCCGAAGCTCGCCGAACTCGTCTTGCACAACGGCACGGTGTACCGCTGGAACCGCCCCGTCTACGGCATCGCCGACGGCGTCCCGCACCTGCGGGTCGAGAACCGCGTACTGCCCGCCGGGCCCACCGTCACCGACGTCGTCGCCAACGCGGCGTTCTACTACGGCCTCGTCCGCGCCCTCGCCGAGGAGCCGCGGCCCGTATGGACCCGGCTGCCCTTCGAGGCGGCCGCCGCGAACTTCGACGCCGCGTGCAAACACGGCATCGACGCCCGCCTTCAGTGGCCGCGGCGCGGACGGTACGGCGGCATCACACAGGTCGACGCGGTGAGCCTCGTGCGCGACGAACTCCTGCCGCTCGCCGAGGCGGGCCTGGACGCGTGGGGGGTCGAACCCGCCGACCGGGATCTGTACCTCGGTGTCATCGACGAGCGCTGCCGGCGCCGGGTCAACGGCGCGTCCTGGCAGGCGGCGACCTTCCACCGGGCTCTGGAGGCGGGCCACTCGCGGGATGCCGCACTGGCGGCCACGACCCGGCGGTACGCCGAGCTGATGCGCATCGGGGAGCCGGTGCACACCTGGCCGGTGGGCCTGCCGGAACCCGTACCCCTGGGCTGA
- a CDS encoding DUF5999 family protein, translated as MCQHQPPCPTAHSADRESARLVAHHPEQGWSLLCNGVLLFEDTGELLPDGQIIAPHRQVMTAA; from the coding sequence ATGTGCCAGCACCAGCCACCGTGTCCGACAGCCCACTCCGCCGACCGGGAATCCGCCCGACTTGTGGCGCATCACCCGGAGCAGGGGTGGAGCCTGCTGTGCAACGGCGTTCTGCTCTTCGAGGACACCGGTGAGCTCCTGCCCGACGGCCAGATCATCGCCCCGCACCGTCAGGTGATGACGGCCGCCTGA
- a CDS encoding LacI family DNA-binding transcriptional regulator: MEVGELAAGEAVTEGASEARGKVTIREIARRAGVSVPTVSRVVNGRSDVAPQTRARVEDLLLRYGHRKRAAASGSRAALLDLVFNDLDSPWAVEIIRGVEEVTHATGTGVVVSAIRVRSGGARAWMRNLRARASDGVILVTSALEPVLREELRALGVPLVVVDPAGSPALDVPTIGAANWSGGMAATGHLLSLGHRRIGLITGPPGLLCSRARFDGYRAALEGAGLTPDESLVVPGDFHPESGFTGCNRLLDLPRPPTAVFAAGDQMALGAIEALRRRGLRVPQDMSLVGFDDLPEVRWSAPPLTTIRQPLADMGKWAARTVLLLARGEQPDSPRVELGTELVVRSSTAPPARRRTTGEPP, encoded by the coding sequence ATGGAGGTGGGGGAACTGGCAGCAGGCGAGGCCGTCACCGAGGGAGCGTCCGAGGCCCGCGGCAAGGTCACCATCAGGGAGATCGCCCGGCGGGCCGGGGTCTCGGTGCCGACCGTGTCCCGGGTGGTCAACGGCCGGTCCGACGTTGCGCCGCAGACCCGCGCCCGGGTCGAGGACCTCCTGCTCCGGTACGGCCACCGCAAGCGCGCCGCCGCCTCCGGCTCCCGTGCGGCCCTGCTCGACCTGGTCTTCAACGACCTCGACAGCCCCTGGGCGGTGGAGATCATCCGGGGTGTCGAGGAGGTCACGCACGCGACCGGGACCGGCGTCGTGGTGTCGGCGATCCGCGTCCGCTCGGGGGGCGCCCGCGCGTGGATGCGCAATCTCCGGGCCCGCGCCTCCGACGGCGTCATCCTCGTCACCTCGGCGCTGGAGCCGGTACTGCGCGAGGAGCTGCGCGCCCTGGGCGTCCCGCTGGTGGTCGTCGACCCGGCGGGCTCCCCCGCCCTCGACGTCCCCACGATCGGCGCCGCCAACTGGTCGGGCGGCATGGCGGCCACCGGGCATCTGCTGTCGCTGGGGCACCGCAGGATCGGCCTGATCACGGGCCCGCCCGGGCTGCTGTGCTCACGGGCCCGGTTCGACGGCTACCGTGCCGCGCTGGAGGGCGCGGGCCTCACGCCGGACGAGTCCCTCGTCGTCCCGGGCGACTTCCACCCCGAGTCCGGCTTCACCGGCTGCAACAGGCTCCTGGACCTGCCTCGGCCGCCGACCGCCGTGTTCGCGGCCGGCGACCAGATGGCACTCGGTGCGATCGAGGCACTGCGCCGCCGGGGCCTCAGGGTGCCGCAGGACATGAGCCTGGTCGGATTCGACGACCTTCCGGAAGTCCGCTGGTCGGCCCCACCGCTGACCACGATCCGCCAACCGCTCGCCGACATGGGCAAGTGGGCCGCTCGCACGGTGCTGCTCCTGGCGCGCGGCGAACAGCCGGACTCCCCGCGCGTGGAACTGGGCACCGAGCTGGTGGTGCGGTCCAGCACCGCACCCCCGGCACGCCGTCGAACTACCGGAGAGCCTCCCTGA
- a CDS encoding endo-1,4-beta-xylanase, giving the protein MRKTTRLRLAGALAAALVVAGLATGPTAQASSKKPTLAELAQRHGRYFGSATDNPELTDTAYTGLLGSEFDMITPGNGMKWYATEPQQGVFDWTNGDEIVGLARQNHQKVRAHTLVWHSQLPSWLTGREWTANELRAVLKKHIQTEVRHYRGKVYSWDVVNEAFNEDGTYRETIWYKTLGPGYIADALRWAHQTDPHARLYLNDYNIEAVGPKSDAYYQLAKDLKARHVPLDGIGLQAHLALQYGYPTTLEDNLRRFSRLGLDTALTEVDVRMALPADDAKLATQAAWYRDLTKACLAVRRCVGITVWDYTDKYSWIPAVFPGEGAALPWDEQLRPKAAYFAIREALR; this is encoded by the coding sequence ATGCGCAAGACCACCCGGCTCAGACTCGCCGGAGCACTCGCGGCCGCCCTGGTCGTCGCCGGCCTCGCCACCGGCCCCACGGCCCAGGCGAGTTCCAAGAAGCCGACACTCGCGGAGCTGGCCCAGCGCCACGGCCGCTACTTCGGCAGCGCCACCGACAACCCCGAACTCACCGACACCGCCTACACGGGCCTGCTCGGCAGCGAGTTCGACATGATCACGCCCGGCAACGGCATGAAGTGGTACGCCACCGAGCCCCAACAGGGCGTCTTCGACTGGACCAACGGCGACGAGATCGTCGGCCTCGCCCGGCAGAACCATCAGAAGGTCCGCGCCCACACTCTGGTCTGGCACAGCCAGTTGCCCAGCTGGCTGACCGGCCGGGAGTGGACGGCAAACGAGCTGAGGGCCGTACTGAAGAAGCACATCCAGACCGAGGTCCGGCACTACCGCGGCAAGGTCTACTCCTGGGACGTCGTCAACGAGGCGTTCAACGAGGACGGCACCTACCGCGAGACCATCTGGTACAAGACGCTCGGCCCCGGCTACATCGCCGACGCCCTGCGCTGGGCCCACCAGACAGACCCGCATGCCAGGCTGTACCTCAACGACTACAACATCGAGGCGGTCGGCCCCAAGAGCGACGCCTACTACCAGCTGGCCAAGGACCTCAAGGCGCGGCACGTCCCGCTCGACGGCATCGGCCTCCAGGCCCATCTGGCTCTCCAGTACGGCTATCCGACCACTCTGGAGGACAACCTCCGACGTTTCTCCCGGCTCGGCCTCGACACCGCGCTCACCGAGGTCGACGTACGGATGGCCCTGCCCGCGGACGACGCCAAGCTGGCGACGCAGGCCGCGTGGTACCGGGACCTGACCAAGGCGTGCCTCGCGGTGCGGCGGTGCGTGGGCATCACGGTGTGGGACTACACCGACAAGTACTCGTGGATCCCGGCGGTCTTCCCCGGGGAGGGGGCCGCGCTCCCCTGGGACGAGCAACTCCGGCCGAAGGCGGCGTACTTCGCGATCAGGGAGGCTCTCCGGTAG
- a CDS encoding carbohydrate ABC transporter permease, with protein MLVPVVYAVVSGFKSTDELSRNPFGVPEHWLSGNYTDIIVSGDFWRLLGNSTLIAVATAVLVVAVSALAAFSFARFAFRGRELLFTFFTMGLMFPFAVAALPLFLLLRQLDLLDNPLGVILPQAAYGLPMTIIILRAFFRQIPGELEEAATLDGCSPFGFFWRVLLPMARPALGTVSVLAVVASWNNFMLPLLVFTDSRWWTLPLGVAQFQGQYSTEYARVFAYLVLAMVPALAFYSVAERQLVGGLTAGATKG; from the coding sequence ATGCTCGTACCCGTGGTGTACGCCGTCGTGTCCGGCTTCAAGTCCACCGACGAGCTCTCCCGCAACCCGTTCGGGGTGCCCGAGCACTGGCTGAGCGGCAACTACACCGACATCATCGTCTCGGGCGACTTCTGGCGGCTGCTCGGCAACAGCACGCTGATCGCCGTGGCGACGGCCGTGCTCGTGGTCGCCGTCTCCGCGCTCGCCGCCTTCTCCTTCGCCCGGTTCGCCTTCCGGGGGCGGGAGTTGCTGTTCACCTTCTTCACGATGGGGCTGATGTTCCCCTTCGCGGTGGCCGCACTGCCGCTGTTCCTGCTGCTGCGCCAGCTGGACCTGCTGGACAACCCGCTGGGCGTGATCCTCCCGCAGGCCGCCTACGGACTTCCGATGACGATCATCATCCTGCGGGCCTTCTTCCGGCAGATCCCGGGCGAGCTGGAGGAGGCGGCCACCCTCGACGGCTGCAGCCCCTTCGGGTTCTTCTGGCGGGTGCTGCTGCCCATGGCGCGGCCCGCGCTCGGCACCGTCTCGGTGCTGGCCGTCGTCGCCAGCTGGAACAACTTCATGCTGCCGCTGCTGGTGTTCACCGACTCCAGGTGGTGGACCCTGCCCCTCGGCGTCGCGCAGTTCCAGGGCCAGTACTCGACGGAGTACGCCCGTGTCTTCGCTTACCTCGTCCTCGCGATGGTTCCCGCCCTCGCCTTCTACTCGGTCGCCGAGCGCCAGCTCGTCGGCGGCCTCACCGCCGGCGCCACGAAGGGATGA
- a CDS encoding carbohydrate ABC transporter permease, whose translation MTSTFLPDKRRGPDVGLPPPAADFARGRARRRLVNWLTAVGFQVPALVLFIGLVLLPMLFALYVAFFRWGGFGMPSDYIGGDNFTRLFQDDVFLGDLWRCLVLVVLSLVLQLPFALAMAVALNQRLRGRAVYRLLFFAPYVLSEAITGVLFSMVFAPDDGLADHVLGSIGLDGLGGEWFADPSYVMATLFLVMMWKYFGFHMMLYLAGLQAIPAELTEAALIDGANAWQRFRNVTLPLLAPTLRVSVFLSVIGSIQLFDLVWVVTQGGPDHHSETMAVTMFQYGFKRYQVGYASAISVVMFGICLVFALAYQRFVLRRDLEGATTTMRGAGT comes from the coding sequence ATGACCTCCACGTTCCTTCCGGACAAGCGGCGCGGCCCGGACGTCGGACTCCCGCCCCCGGCCGCGGACTTCGCGCGGGGGCGGGCCCGGCGGCGCCTGGTGAACTGGCTGACCGCGGTCGGCTTCCAGGTGCCGGCTCTGGTCCTGTTCATCGGGCTGGTCCTGCTCCCGATGCTGTTCGCCCTGTACGTCGCCTTCTTCCGCTGGGGCGGCTTCGGCATGCCCTCCGACTACATCGGCGGCGACAACTTCACCCGGCTGTTCCAGGACGACGTCTTTCTGGGCGACCTGTGGCGCTGCCTGGTCCTGGTCGTCCTGTCGCTCGTGCTGCAGCTGCCCTTCGCACTCGCCATGGCGGTGGCGCTCAACCAGCGGCTGCGCGGCCGGGCCGTGTACCGGCTGCTGTTCTTCGCGCCGTACGTCCTGTCCGAGGCCATCACCGGCGTCCTGTTCAGCATGGTCTTCGCCCCGGACGACGGGCTCGCCGACCACGTGCTCGGCAGCATCGGCCTGGACGGTCTGGGCGGGGAGTGGTTCGCCGACCCCTCCTACGTCATGGCGACGCTCTTCCTCGTCATGATGTGGAAGTACTTCGGCTTCCACATGATGCTCTACCTGGCCGGACTCCAGGCCATCCCGGCCGAGTTGACGGAAGCCGCGCTGATTGACGGCGCGAACGCCTGGCAGCGGTTCCGCAACGTCACCCTGCCGCTGCTCGCGCCCACCCTGCGCGTCAGCGTCTTCCTGTCGGTCATCGGGTCCATCCAGCTCTTCGACCTGGTGTGGGTGGTCACCCAGGGTGGCCCCGACCACCACTCCGAGACGATGGCCGTGACCATGTTCCAGTACGGCTTCAAGCGCTACCAGGTCGGCTACGCCAGCGCGATCAGCGTGGTCATGTTCGGCATCTGCCTCGTCTTCGCCCTCGCCTACCAGCGGTTCGTGCTCCGCCGCGACCTCGAAGGGGCCACCACGACGATGAGGGGGGCCGGCACGTGA
- a CDS encoding extracellular solute-binding protein — MVDRALSRRGFLAASAAAGLGMTALSACGGDSDGGSSDGTTTVEWWNISTTEPTKTVWAGLAKKFEAQNPKVKIKIVQLENDAYKAKMTALTASGKLPDIFHTWGGGVLQQQVDAGLVEDITDRTKPWADTLLPVSKQAYILDNKTYAIPFDIGMIGFWYNKALFKQAGIAAAPTTWSGFLDAVKKLKAKGITPLALAGKEKWPGMYFWAYLAMRTAGIDALQKANDDKDFTGPGLVQAGQHLKELVQLQPFQKGFLGAAYSTPTGQAAAVGNGKAAMELMGQWAPVVEADAGKGLGANLGFFPFPAVEGGKGAITEVFGGGGGHALRKGAPQAAVDFLKFFASESTDVELVKKTKTLPIVPGAEKALTDPNTKAVQAQLKAATGFQLYLDQAYAPALGQEINDSVAALIAGSKSPEQVTQSITKTAKEEQ; from the coding sequence ATGGTCGACCGGGCACTGTCCCGCCGCGGCTTCCTGGCGGCCTCGGCCGCAGCCGGTCTGGGCATGACGGCACTGAGCGCGTGCGGCGGCGACTCGGACGGAGGGTCGTCGGACGGGACGACCACCGTCGAGTGGTGGAACATCTCCACAACCGAGCCGACGAAGACCGTCTGGGCGGGTCTGGCCAAGAAGTTCGAGGCCCAGAACCCCAAGGTGAAGATAAAGATCGTCCAGCTGGAGAACGACGCCTACAAGGCGAAGATGACGGCGCTGACCGCCTCCGGCAAGCTCCCCGACATCTTCCACACCTGGGGTGGCGGCGTCCTCCAACAGCAGGTGGACGCAGGGCTCGTCGAGGACATCACCGACAGGACCAAGCCGTGGGCCGACACCCTGTTGCCCGTCTCGAAGCAGGCCTACATCCTCGACAACAAGACGTACGCGATCCCCTTCGACATCGGAATGATCGGCTTCTGGTACAACAAGGCGCTCTTCAAGCAGGCCGGCATCGCCGCGGCCCCGACCACCTGGAGCGGCTTCCTCGACGCCGTGAAGAAGCTCAAGGCCAAGGGAATCACCCCCCTCGCCCTCGCCGGCAAGGAGAAGTGGCCCGGCATGTACTTCTGGGCCTACCTCGCGATGCGCACGGCCGGCATCGACGCTCTGCAGAAGGCCAATGACGACAAGGACTTCACCGGACCCGGACTCGTCCAGGCCGGACAGCACCTGAAGGAGCTGGTCCAACTCCAGCCGTTCCAGAAGGGGTTCCTCGGAGCCGCCTACTCCACCCCGACCGGACAGGCCGCGGCCGTCGGCAACGGCAAGGCGGCCATGGAGCTCATGGGCCAGTGGGCACCGGTGGTGGAGGCCGACGCGGGCAAGGGGCTCGGCGCGAACCTCGGCTTCTTCCCCTTCCCGGCGGTCGAGGGCGGAAAGGGCGCGATCACCGAGGTGTTCGGTGGCGGCGGCGGGCACGCCCTGCGCAAGGGCGCACCGCAGGCCGCCGTCGACTTCCTGAAGTTCTTCGCCTCCGAGTCCACCGACGTGGAACTCGTCAAGAAGACCAAGACGCTGCCCATCGTCCCGGGCGCGGAGAAGGCGCTCACCGACCCCAACACCAAGGCCGTACAGGCACAGTTGAAGGCCGCCACCGGCTTCCAGCTCTACCTCGACCAGGCCTACGCCCCTGCCCTCGGCCAGGAGATCAACGACAGCGTCGCCGCGCTGATCGCCGGCTCCAAGTCGCCCGAGCAGGTCACCCAGTCGATCACCAAGACCGCGAAGGAAGAGCAGTAG
- a CDS encoding acetate uptake transporter: MSTPTTNPGPIADPGPLGLGAFAMTTFVLSVFNADLITDKRLVAVVLPLALFYGGLAQLLAGMWEFRKGNTFGATAFSSFGAFWLAYAAYAKYVAGGLPTSTAHQASGLFLLAWAIFTVYMTIAATRTTGAVLAVFVTLSATFIVLCIGDFAQSPDTTKAGGWLGLVTAACAWYASFAGVTNSTYQRAVVPVFPNLGERLHLHRSHHGGPFAGAHT; this comes from the coding sequence ATGAGCACACCAACGACAAATCCGGGCCCCATAGCCGATCCCGGGCCTCTGGGTCTCGGCGCGTTCGCCATGACGACGTTCGTCCTCAGCGTCTTCAACGCCGACCTCATCACCGACAAGAGGCTGGTCGCCGTCGTCCTCCCCCTCGCACTCTTCTACGGCGGGCTGGCACAACTCCTGGCCGGCATGTGGGAGTTCCGCAAGGGCAACACCTTCGGCGCCACAGCCTTCTCCTCCTTCGGCGCCTTCTGGCTGGCGTACGCCGCCTACGCGAAGTACGTCGCGGGCGGCCTGCCGACGTCCACCGCGCACCAGGCGAGCGGCCTGTTCCTGCTGGCATGGGCCATCTTCACGGTGTACATGACCATCGCCGCGACGCGCACCACAGGAGCGGTGCTGGCCGTGTTCGTCACCCTGTCGGCGACGTTCATCGTCCTGTGCATCGGCGACTTCGCCCAGTCCCCGGACACCACCAAGGCCGGCGGCTGGCTCGGCCTGGTCACCGCCGCGTGCGCCTGGTACGCGTCGTTCGCCGGCGTCACCAACTCCACCTACCAGCGCGCGGTCGTGCCGGTCTTCCCGAACCTGGGTGAGCGCCTGCACCTCCACCGCTCCCACCACGGCGGCCCGTTCGCCGGAGCCCACACATGA